One window from the genome of Gemmatimonadota bacterium encodes:
- the pdxH gene encoding pyridoxamine 5'-phosphate oxidase: MSLADIRREYTLQSLTESDVDADPYRQFHVWFEQASRAEILEPTAMSLATATADGAPSVRVVLLKGADERGFVFFTDYRSRKGRELDANPQAALCFFWDALQRQVRITGTVQRVSPGESAEYFRSRPHGSKVGAWASHQSDPLDSRAHLEREVAEYFAKYPEGADVPLPHHWGGYRVVPHVIEFWQGRESRLHDRVVYSRDANSAAPWTLGRLWP; this comes from the coding sequence ATGTCGCTCGCCGATATCCGCCGCGAATACACCTTGCAGTCGCTCACGGAGAGCGACGTCGACGCCGATCCATACCGCCAGTTCCACGTCTGGTTTGAGCAGGCGAGTCGCGCCGAAATTCTCGAACCCACGGCGATGTCGCTGGCGACCGCCACGGCGGACGGTGCGCCATCAGTGCGCGTCGTCTTGCTGAAAGGTGCGGACGAGCGCGGCTTCGTCTTTTTCACCGACTACCGGAGCCGCAAAGGGCGCGAGCTCGACGCCAACCCGCAAGCCGCATTGTGCTTTTTCTGGGATGCGTTGCAACGGCAGGTGCGGATCACCGGCACGGTGCAACGCGTCTCCCCCGGCGAGTCGGCAGAGTATTTCCGTTCGCGGCCGCACGGAAGCAAGGTGGGCGCCTGGGCGTCGCACCAGAGCGATCCGCTCGATTCGCGTGCCCATCTCGAGCGCGAGGTGGCCGAATATTTTGCCAAGTATCCCGAAGGGGCGGACGTGCCGTTGCCGCATCACTGGGGCGGATATCGCGTCGTGCCACACGTGATTGAGTTCTGGCAGGGGCGCGAAAGTCGTCTCCACGACCGCGTGGTGTATTCGCGGGATGCGAACAGCGCTGCGCCTTGGACGCTCGGCAGGCTTTGGCCGTAG
- a CDS encoding OsmC family protein produces MKNDRPGSADEIRHDLNMTMHWRGGWRFESARADGPSILMDGHSKDAPSPPEALISALAACTAIDVVAILEKRRTEPVAVEVAIRAERSDDKPRRITKVHLAYRITGSNIDRAQAERAIDLGVTKYCTVRDSLDPEMPVLWSLELVEG; encoded by the coding sequence ATGAAGAACGATCGCCCCGGCTCCGCAGACGAAATCCGTCACGACCTGAACATGACCATGCACTGGCGCGGCGGCTGGCGCTTTGAATCCGCGCGCGCGGACGGGCCCTCCATCCTGATGGACGGCCATTCCAAAGACGCCCCGAGTCCGCCAGAAGCGCTCATCAGCGCCCTCGCCGCCTGCACGGCAATTGACGTTGTGGCGATTCTCGAAAAGCGCCGCACCGAACCAGTCGCCGTCGAAGTGGCCATCCGCGCAGAGCGCTCCGACGACAAGCCGCGCCGCATCACCAAGGTGCACTTGGCGTATCGCATCACGGGATCGAACATCGATCGTGCGCAGGCGGAGCGGGCTATCGACCTCGGTGTCACCAAGTACTGCACGGTCCGCGATTCGCTTGACCCCGAAATGCCGGTGCTCTGGTCGCTGGAGCTCGTCGAAGGCTAG
- a CDS encoding MogA/MoaB family molybdenum cofactor biosynthesis protein, producing MTGTGVPEGTRGHRAEGEARAPVRCALVTVTDSRTVQTDVSGPLMARLVAEAGHLVTDTALLPNAEVRVREHVAALLNRADVDAVLLSGGTGLGSRDRTVEAVRPLFEKELPGFGELFRLLSFQEQVGTAAILSRAVAGGANGKLVVSMPGSAAAVELALTRVLLPELRHALRELSR from the coding sequence ATGACCGGTACAGGGGTTCCCGAAGGGACGCGCGGCCACCGCGCCGAGGGTGAGGCACGTGCGCCGGTGCGCTGCGCGCTGGTGACAGTGACCGATTCCCGTACCGTCCAAACGGACGTCAGCGGCCCGCTCATGGCGCGGTTGGTAGCAGAGGCGGGGCATCTGGTCACGGACACGGCGCTGCTCCCGAACGCCGAAGTGCGCGTACGCGAGCATGTGGCCGCACTGCTCAACCGCGCAGATGTGGATGCCGTGTTGCTCTCGGGGGGCACCGGATTGGGCTCCCGCGACCGAACGGTTGAGGCCGTCCGGCCGCTCTTCGAAAAAGAGCTGCCTGGCTTTGGCGAGCTGTTTCGCCTGCTGTCGTTTCAGGAGCAGGTGGGGACGGCCGCGATTCTCAGCCGCGCCGTGGCCGGTGGTGCCAACGGAAAGCTGGTGGTATCTATGCCAGGGTCAGCCGCTGCGGTTGAGCTGGCGCTCACCCGCGTTCTGCTGCCTGAGCTCCGCCACGCACTGCGCGAACTCTCCCGCTAG
- a CDS encoding (2Fe-2S) ferredoxin domain-containing protein encodes MPLPVMEPYSRHVLVCTGGFCSNERGGRALYSQLAMLLRREGLLFGPSRVKRSEAPCLGVCDGGPVMAVYPEGIWYGAVTPALLDRIVVEHLRDGQPVEEAIFHRLKP; translated from the coding sequence ATGCCTCTTCCCGTCATGGAGCCGTATTCGCGCCACGTGCTGGTCTGCACGGGCGGGTTCTGCTCCAATGAGCGCGGGGGCCGCGCCCTGTACTCCCAGCTGGCGATGCTGCTTCGCCGCGAGGGGCTGTTATTCGGCCCCAGTCGGGTCAAACGGTCCGAGGCCCCCTGCTTGGGTGTCTGCGACGGTGGCCCGGTGATGGCGGTGTATCCCGAAGGGATTTGGTATGGAGCGGTGACTCCCGCGCTGCTCGACCGGATTGTGGTGGAGCATCTCCGCGACGGCCAACCGGTGGAAGAGGCGATTTTTCATCGACTCAAGCCCTGA